In Chroicocephalus ridibundus chromosome 12, bChrRid1.1, whole genome shotgun sequence, a single genomic region encodes these proteins:
- the LOC134522309 gene encoding leukocyte immunoglobulin-like receptor subfamily A member 2, producing the protein MMLPVTQVLAFGAWLVAQSKATPSAPTISIFQKPAGVIPPGGSTTICCSCQCDKGEFDLYKGGRWVRTLELHDSRAEFSISNATQKDAGGYSCQYRDGGAVLAHSETVEIRVQEFRLPEPVLSVLPGHNVAAGADVVFRCTIAHPNAGCFLYLEGCVKELKFIPKNEDCKLSHVHKGNEGRYSCQCFTRNVSFEWSAVSKTLDLVVRDYTWNNVVRLVLGAGVLLLLGLIMAEAMCTPRRTTGPR; encoded by the exons ATGATGCTGCCCGTGACCCAGGTGCTGGCCTTCG GTGCTTGGCTGGTGGCACAGAGCAAGGCTACACCGA GTGCCCCCACCATCTCCATCTTCCAGAAGCCGGCTGGGGTGATCCCACCGGGAGGCTCCACCACCATCTGCTGCAGTTGCCAGTGTGACAAAGGGGAATTTGATCTGTACAAGGGTGGCCGCTGGGTCCGTACCTTGGAGCTGCACGACAGCAGGGCTGAGTTCTCCATCTCCAATGCCACCCAAAAGGACGCAGGTGGCTACAGCTGCCAGTACCGGGATGGAGGCGCTGTGCTGGCTCACAGCGAAACCGTGGAAATCCGGGTGCAAG agTTCCGTCTCCCCGAACCTGTCCTCTCTGTCCTGCCTGGGCACAATGTGGCTGCAGGAGCAGACGTGGTTTTCCGTTGCACCATCGCACACCCCAACGCTGGCTGTTTCCTCTACCTGGAGGGCTGCGtcaaagaattaaaatttatcCCCAAGAACGAAGATTGCAAACTCTCCCACGTGCATAAAGGCAACGAGGGCCGCTACagctgccagtgtttcaccaggaATGTTTCGTTCGAATGGTCTGCTGTCAGCAAGACCCTGGATTTGGTGGTAAGAG ATTACACCTGGAACAACGTGGTGCGCctggtgctgggggccggggtcctgctgctgctggggctcatcATGGCCGAGGCCATGTGCACCCCCCGCCGCACGACGGGGCCTCGCTAG